A region from the Diadema setosum chromosome 17, eeDiaSeto1, whole genome shotgun sequence genome encodes:
- the LOC140240407 gene encoding anaphase-promoting complex subunit 2-like: protein MDERTEINSAWELVVQGLSNTTSFQVKEEQQAHDNDKPSLNSALEFLCSRGMELLVTEWFMESFQQDLRTRIAPRFWAALQAADCENSRSATVCRKCLAQAVHILHSAVIPYANAAQLLDNRLPSTGRLLEERLDVTVKAILFYRLPKGFLDIVKTFYSEVFKAFTDDQQEEGRTSEDNEMDLDESTDIDKDDEEEAEDSGKQNAKDEDTSHIETLAAFHQINSQLYSLGLLERVCGEAVTSIIHQKIKHHVDQLCAGEFETSFSAPLEKWLDKKVMGWLHLVFFGKNAERPQSPVLSQSLNQWKERLQYYLYQTLAELRIQELFNIIVEFPESMSALNDLKSCLEKTDLRAKLVQSLRGAFENRLLHPGVNTTDILTQYISSIRALRVLDPSGIVLELVCEPIRKYLRTREDTVRCIVSSLTDDSSNELADELVKAQPVQEDSTTPEGEEGNAFDWQPDPIDADPSQTSKSRRTSDIISTLVNIYGSRELFVNEYRSLLADRILSSFSYDTARELRNLELLKLRFGESQLHQCEVMLKDVADSRRCNAHVLNEKEKKRSAEEKEEEKRKEQDGGTKEGDFPDGADSAEQDKENVELNPDRGDEMDFNCMILSAQFWPNLKEEKLEVPEEIKTCMEQYTKSYEVLKGMRTLNWKTNLGQVSLDIELRDRTLSLTVSPIQATILMHFQDKEKWTIQELSEKMQVPGSAVRRKIAYWQSQGLLREESHDTFVLVEEKQQGSAHLQEMVMIDSDEEAETATASAKDQKEENLQMYWSYIVGMLTNLESLPLERIHSMLKMFAMQGPSASEFTEGELRHFLETKVREQQLLYSTGVYRLPKTGS from the exons ATGGATGAACGTACTGAGATCAACAGTGCCTGGGAACTGGTTGTTCAAGGACTGTCAAATACCACATCTTTCCAAGTGAAG GAAGAGCAGCAGGCTCATGACAATGACAAGCCGTCGCTCAACTCGGCGCTGGAATTCCTGTGCAGCCGTGGAATGGAGCTGCTGGTCACAGAGTGGTTCATGGAGAGCTTCCAGCAGGATCTCCGTACTCGGATAGCCCCGAGGTTCTGGGCAGCCCTGCAGGCAGCGGACTGTGAAAACAGCCGGAGCGCGACTGTCTGCCGAAAATGTCTCGCGCAGGCTGTTCATATCCTGCACTCGGCTGTTATCCCATACGCCAATGCGGCCCAGCTGCTCGACAACCGGCTCCCAAGCACCGGTAGATTGCTGGAGGAGCGCCTGGATGTTACGGTGAAAGCCATTCTCTTCTACCGCCTGCCCAAAGGCTTCCTCGACATCGTAAAGACGTTCTACTCCGAGGTCTTCAAGGCATTCACCGACGATCAGCAGGAAGAAGGACGGACAAGTGAGGATAACGAGATGGACCTTGATGAAAGCACGGACATTGACAAGGATGATGAAGAGGAGGCAGAAGACAGTGGGAAACAGAATGCGAAGGATGAAGACACATCACACATAGAAACACTAGCAGCATTCCATCAAATTAACTCTCAGCT GTATTCTCTTGGTCTGCTGGAGAGGGTGTGTGGAGAGGCAGTGACGTCTATCATCCACCAGAAGATCAAGCACCACGTCGACCAACTGTGTGCCGGGGAGTTTGAGACCTCCTTCAGCGCACCCCTTGAAAAG TGGCTTGACAAGAAGGTGATGGGTTGGCTACACCTTGTCTTCTTTGGAAAGAATGCAGAGCGCCCTCAAAGTCCTGTCCTGTCCCAGTCTCTGAATCAGTGGAAGGAGCGACTCCAGTATTACCTGTATCAAACACTGGCTGAATTACGTATACAG GAGCTATTCAACATCATTGTGGAATTCCCTGAGTCTATGAGTGCTTTGAATGATCTCAAGAGCTGTCTTGAGAAGACCGACCTTCGAGCCAAGCTTGTCCAGTCATTGCGTGGTGCCTTCGAGAACAGACTGCTACATCCAG GTGTGAACACAACTGATATTCTGACGCAGTACATCTCATCCATACGAGCTTTACGGGTGCTGGATCCGTCGGGAATCGTCTTGGAGTTGGTGTGTGAACCAATACGCAAATATCTCAG GACGAGAGAGGACACGGTGAGGTGCATTGTGTCCAGTCTGACCGATGACAGCTCCAATGAGCTGGCGGATGAACTGGTCAAGGCCCAGCCCGTCCAGGAGGACAGCACCACACCCGAGGGGGAGGAAGGGAACGCCTTTGACTGGCAACCTGACCCCATTGATGCTGACCCCA GCCAGACTTCCAAGAGCCGAAGGACATCGGACATCATCAGCACGCTGGTCAACATTTACGGCAGCCGTGAGCTCTTCGTCAATGAGTATCGCAGTCTCCTGGCCGACCGCATCCTCTCCTCCTTCAGCTACGACACGGCGAGGGAGCTACGCAACCTGGAACTCCTCAAGCTGCGGTTTGGTGAATCGCAGCTGCACCAGTGCGAG GTGATGCTGAAGGACGTAGCGGACTCACGCCGCTGCAACGCCCATGTCCTGAacgagaaggagaagaagagaagcgcggaggagaaggaggaggagaagcgGAAGGAGCAGGATGGAGGAACGAAGGAAGGGGATTTCCCCGACGGCGCAGACAGTGCCGAGCAGGACAAGGAGAATGTGGAGTTGAACCCAGACCGTGGGGATGAG ATGGACTTCAACTGCATGATCCTCTCAGCTCAGTTCTGGCCGAATCTGAAGGAGGAGAAGCTTGAAGTGCCGGAAGAAATAAAGACGTGCATGGAACAGTACACCAAGTCATACGAG GTTCTGAAAGGCATGAGGACGTTGAACTGGAAGACAAATCTAGGACAGGTCAGCCTGGACATTGAGCTGAGGGACCGAACACTTTCACTGACTGTCTCACCGATACAGGCTACTATCCTTATGCATTTTCAGGACAAAG aaAAATGGACTATCCAGGAGCTGAGCGAAAAGATGCAGGTGCCTGGGAGTGCTGTTCGCCGCAAGATCGCCTACTGGCAGAGCCAGGGACTGCTGCGGGAGGAGTCCCACGATACCTTTGTCCTCGTGGAGGAGAAGCAGCAGGGCTCCGCCCACCTCCAGGAGATGGTGATGATTGACAGCGACGAGGAGGCGGAGACGGCAACGGCGTCCGCCAAAGATCAGAAGGAGGAGAACTTACAG ATGTACTGGTCGTACATTGTGGGCATGCTGACCAACCTGGAGAGCCTTCCCTTGGAACGCATCCATTCCATGCTGAAGATGTTTGCCATGCAGGGCCCCTCCGCCTCCGAGTTCACCGAGGGGGAGCTCCGGCACTTCTTGGAGACCAAAGTCAGGGAGCAGCAGCTCCTCTACTCGACTGGGGTGTATCGACTACCCAAGACCGGCAGCTAG